In the genome of Ptychodera flava strain L36383 chromosome 13, AS_Pfla_20210202, whole genome shotgun sequence, one region contains:
- the LOC139146958 gene encoding UDP-glucuronosyltransferase 2A2-like — translation MDMDMDSLDKSRSGFKRHILFQVVLLSLFAVGEVSCSNILVIPGLSSGSSYPYLSSIGEHLVKAGHRVTLLVGHQNDIHKTPHHRELFKFEEYNTVLQSSLVENRENLAKIIRGEFRATDVTVLTDALLSDCEVILEDQELFTRLSDARFDIVVLNNLMTCNVLIAQKLSLPFVMVSTNRPIPQFDAYYLAMPTPLSYVPAFLTGLPDKMNFAQRLKNALFYSATVALFKYFMLKPYEDLKQLHGIQPDIGIEESLGMAEITLFGVDWTLEFPRPVMPNIVFLGGLLAKESSPLTASASMMSRHGKAEIIMEALARLPQKVVIRYEGEPPRSLGNNTKLTEWMPQNDLLGHPKTKAFVGHGGMNGIYQAIFHGIPTVGIPLFTDHYDNFARLVKKGMAVELNIGTLTSEELYQAIMNVIKEPGYRESAMHLSRIHRDKLVPPGDTAVYWIEHVIKHGGEHLRAEVHNLNFIQYFLLDVIAFLVLTVTVLVLLLRKMLSVLCRACCKRESRKEKPE, via the exons ATGGACATGGACATGGACTCCCTCGACAAGAGCAGATCTGGATTTAAACGTCACATTCTGTTCCAGGTGGTGTTATTGAGCCTCTTTGCCGTGGGTGAAGTTTCATGTTCTAACATACTGGTGATCCCTGGTCTCTCGTCCGGCAGTAGTTACCCTTACCTTTCCTCTATAGGCGAGCATCTTGTCAAAGCCGGTCACCGAGTTACTCTACTCGTAGGACACCAAAATGATATCCATAAGACTCCGCACCACAGAGAACTTTTCAAGTTCGAAGAATACAACACAGTTCTACAAAGTTCATTGgttgaaaacagagaaaatctGGCGAAGATTATAAGAGGAGAGTTCCGCGCCACTGACGTCACAGTCTTGACAGATGCCCTGCTCTCTGATTGCGAAGTAATACTTGAAGATCAAGAACTGTTCACACGACTCAGCGATGCTAGGTTTGATATTGTGGTCCTGAACAACCTTATGACGTGTAATGTTCTAATTGCGCAAAAACtgtcattgccttttgtaatggtTTCAACCAACAGGCCAATTCCTCAGTTCGATGCCTACTACCTAGCAATGCCAACTCCCTTATCGTATGTTCCGGCTTTCCTGACTGGACTACCGGATAAGATGAATTTTGCACAAAGGCTGAAAAATGCCTTATTTTATTCTGCAACCGTGgcattgtttaaatattttatgttaAAGCCATACGAAGATCTAAAGCAGTTACATGGAATTCAACCTGACATTGGCATTGAAGAATCTCTTGGTATGGCAGAGATTACTCTGTTTGGTGTCGATTGGACTCTGGAATTCCCAAGACCTGTCATGCCAAACATCGTATTTCTTGGAGGTCTATTGGCCAAAGAATCATCTCCTCTTACTGCT TCGGCTTCCATGAT GAGCCGACATGGAAAGGCTGAAATAATAATGGAAGCACTAGCAAGACTTCCACAGAAAGTAGTAATACGATATGAAGGAGAACCACCGAGGAGTCTGGGAAATAACACAAAACTAACAGAGTGGATGCCACAGAATGACTTACTAG GACATCCCAAAACAAAGGCATTTGTCGGACATGGCGGGATGAACGGAATCTATCAAGCTATATTTCATGGAATTCCTACAGTTGGAATTCCCCTGTTTACTGATCACTATGACAACTTTGCCAGATTAGTCAAGAAGGGCATGGCTGTTGAGTTGAATATTGGTACCCTGACATCAGAAGAGCTCTACCAAGCCATCATGAATGTTATCAAGGAACCAGG ATACAGAGAAAGTGCCATGCACCTATCTCGAATCCACAGAGACAAACTCGTGCCTCCCGGTGATACAGCTGTCTACTGGATCGAACACGTCATCAAACATGGCGGAGAGCATCTTCGAGCTGAAGTCCACAACCTCAATTTTATCCAGTACTTTTTGCTAGATGTAATCGCCTTCTTAGTTCTTACAGTTACAGTCTTAGTATTGTTGTTGAGAAAAATGTTATCCGTGTTATGCCGGGCCTGCTGCAAACGTGAGAGTCGAAAAGAGAAACCTGAATAG